The following coding sequences lie in one Polynucleobacter sp. HIN7 genomic window:
- a CDS encoding SemiSWEET transporter, giving the protein MFHIDIIGYLAALLTTFSFLVQAIQSWRTRDLSGISLGMYSMFTLGVALWLIYGIVIESWPLIVTNALTFIFALSILLMKLKQMSK; this is encoded by the coding sequence ATGTTTCATATTGACATCATTGGTTATTTAGCCGCTTTACTGACCACTTTCTCTTTTCTGGTTCAGGCCATTCAATCGTGGCGAACTAGAGACCTCTCGGGCATCTCTCTAGGCATGTACAGCATGTTTACCCTGGGAGTGGCATTATGGTTAATTTACGGGATTGTGATTGAAAGTTGGCCCCTAATTGTGACCAATGCCTTAACCTTTATATTTGCTCTGAGTATCTTACTCATGAAACTAAAACAAATGTCAAAATAA
- a CDS encoding thiol-disulfide oxidoreductase DCC family protein, which yields MSQVLLPLTLFYDGACPLCQAEILYLQTRNHQQLLQFVDVNSSAFDPDRVGVSCQAALDQMVGQIEGHAPIHGVPVFAEAYRRANLPILAWLFSRKTLRPILNLAYRIFAKNRHAISGAIGPFALKLVKRMTQSPR from the coding sequence ATGAGCCAAGTCCTATTGCCGCTGACCCTCTTCTATGATGGCGCCTGTCCACTGTGTCAGGCAGAGATTCTTTATTTGCAGACCCGCAATCATCAGCAATTACTTCAATTTGTCGACGTCAACAGCAGCGCATTCGACCCAGACCGTGTCGGTGTTTCGTGCCAGGCTGCACTTGATCAGATGGTTGGGCAAATTGAGGGGCATGCCCCCATTCATGGTGTTCCTGTCTTTGCAGAGGCTTATCGGCGCGCTAATTTACCCATCTTGGCTTGGTTATTTTCAAGAAAAACTCTAAGACCCATCTTGAACCTAGCGTATCGGATCTTTGCTAAGAATCGACATGCGATATCAGGTGCCATCGGACCCTTCGCATTAAAACTGGTTAAACGAATGACTCAATCACCTCGCTGA
- a CDS encoding heavy-metal-associated domain-containing protein — MANLTIEIENLKCGGCENTIVKGLRAISGVQAVTVDHANRAVVLDADLSLRQQIVDKLLSMGYPEKGSVAGLDKGIATAKSFVSCAIGRIG; from the coding sequence ATGGCAAATCTAACGATTGAAATTGAGAACCTAAAATGCGGTGGCTGTGAGAACACCATTGTTAAGGGTTTAAGAGCAATATCTGGGGTTCAAGCGGTGACAGTCGATCATGCAAATAGAGCAGTTGTTCTGGATGCCGACTTAAGTTTGCGCCAGCAAATTGTCGATAAGTTACTTAGTATGGGCTACCCAGAAAAGGGCTCTGTCGCGGGTCTTGATAAAGGAATTGCGACTGCTAAGTCATTTGTGAGTTGCGCGATCGGCCGCATCGGCTAA
- a CDS encoding methyltransferase family protein has product MSKTKQDRGEIYVFIQAILLIALFFGPADLFGKPETIYYPLWLAGRALFYLGLGIALWAAIALGPNLTPMPKPKRNGELIQTGIYKLVRHPIYFGVIILGFGWAATLQSWYTLAVAVALLIFFDLKSRKEEEWLLEKFPNYQDYRQRTKKLIPLIY; this is encoded by the coding sequence ATGAGTAAAACCAAACAAGATCGTGGCGAAATCTACGTATTCATTCAAGCAATTTTATTGATTGCCCTATTCTTTGGTCCCGCTGATCTCTTCGGTAAGCCAGAAACTATTTATTACCCCCTATGGCTGGCTGGAAGAGCTCTTTTTTATTTGGGCTTAGGTATTGCGCTTTGGGCCGCGATTGCCTTGGGGCCCAATCTCACCCCAATGCCTAAACCGAAGCGCAATGGCGAGTTGATCCAGACAGGGATTTATAAGCTGGTTCGCCACCCAATCTATTTTGGGGTCATTATCTTAGGCTTTGGTTGGGCAGCGACCTTGCAAAGTTGGTATACCCTTGCCGTTGCAGTTGCGCTACTCATCTTTTTTGATCTGAAGTCCCGCAAAGAAGAGGAGTGGCTACTAGAAAAGTTTCCGAACTATCAAGACTATCGGCAGCGCACTAAAAAACTAATTCCGCTGATTTATTAA
- the selD gene encoding selenide, water dikinase SelD, with translation MTLNAYNGRLTSLSHGGGCGCKIAPGVLSDILRASPLKMIPSALLAGSENNEDAAVYQINDHQAIVATTDFFMPIVDDPYDFGRIAATNAISDIYAMGAQPLFALALLGMPINVLPLEVIQKIIAGGESVCHAAGIPIAGGHSIDTVEPIYGLVAIGIVDPANLKRNSGAEEGDTIILSKPLGVGILSAALKKERLSAKGYESMIAFTTQLNQPGIALSKMPEVHALTDVTGFGLAGHLLEMSRGANLRAHLNWRDIPVIPEAIEFVKEDIYTGASTRNWQAYGGEVSFSSDVQPWQQHLLTDPQTSGGLLIACAPEAKDQVLDLLHRSGFHEARAIGHFGSGQGLAMT, from the coding sequence ATGACTCTTAATGCATACAACGGACGCCTGACCTCACTTTCGCACGGAGGAGGATGCGGCTGCAAAATTGCACCGGGGGTCTTAAGCGATATCTTGCGAGCCTCACCACTCAAAATGATTCCATCCGCTTTGTTAGCTGGCTCAGAAAATAATGAGGATGCAGCGGTTTATCAAATCAATGATCACCAGGCGATTGTGGCCACCACGGATTTCTTTATGCCGATCGTCGATGATCCCTATGACTTTGGTCGAATAGCTGCCACTAATGCGATTTCAGATATTTATGCGATGGGTGCTCAACCCTTATTTGCATTGGCTTTACTCGGTATGCCAATTAATGTATTACCGCTGGAGGTCATTCAGAAGATTATTGCGGGTGGAGAGTCGGTATGTCACGCAGCGGGGATTCCGATCGCTGGCGGTCATTCGATTGATACGGTTGAGCCCATCTACGGCTTGGTCGCGATTGGCATTGTTGATCCGGCCAACTTGAAGCGTAACAGCGGCGCAGAAGAGGGCGATACGATTATTTTGAGTAAACCTTTGGGGGTTGGCATTTTGAGTGCCGCCCTAAAGAAGGAGCGGTTATCCGCCAAGGGATATGAGTCAATGATTGCCTTCACTACCCAGTTAAATCAGCCTGGCATAGCCCTTTCGAAGATGCCAGAAGTTCATGCCCTGACGGATGTCACCGGCTTTGGTTTGGCAGGACATCTTTTGGAGATGAGTCGCGGGGCAAATCTAAGAGCCCATTTGAACTGGCGTGATATTCCAGTAATTCCGGAGGCGATTGAGTTTGTTAAAGAAGATATCTATACCGGCGCCTCAACCCGAAATTGGCAAGCCTATGGCGGGGAGGTTTCGTTTAGTTCAGATGTTCAACCTTGGCAGCAGCATTTATTGACCGATCCGCAAACCAGTGGTGGGTTACTGATTGCTTGTGCACCGGAGGCTAAAGACCAGGTTCTGGATTTGCTCCATCGCTCGGGGTTTCATGAGGCGAGAGCAATTGGCCATTTTGGAAGCGGGCAAGGCCTCGCGATGACCTAG
- a CDS encoding ABC transporter substrate-binding protein, with protein MKNLRSIISILTLSFLLSTAAYAQKSIVLSSTTSTEQSGLFGHILPPFEKKTGIQVKVVAVGTGQALDIGRRGDADVVMVHDKVAEEKFVAEGFADKRIEVMYNDFVLIGPKADPAKVAGGKDIQAALKKIADSKSTFVSRGDKSGTHAAELRYWKGADITVSPNLPWYKETGSGMGPALNTASGMNAYILSDRATWLSFKNRGDLTILVQGDPKLFNQYGVMLVSSAKHPKVKKAEGQAFIDWITSKEGQDMIASYKVGGEQLFFPNAKN; from the coding sequence ATGAAAAATCTACGTTCCATCATTTCAATACTGACCCTCTCTTTCTTGCTGTCCACCGCTGCGTATGCACAAAAGAGCATCGTCCTATCTTCAACGACCTCGACCGAACAATCGGGTTTATTTGGCCACATCCTGCCACCTTTTGAGAAGAAAACAGGGATTCAAGTAAAAGTAGTTGCGGTGGGAACTGGGCAGGCTCTTGACATTGGCCGTCGCGGTGACGCTGATGTGGTGATGGTTCACGATAAGGTTGCTGAAGAGAAATTCGTTGCCGAGGGATTTGCCGACAAACGGATTGAAGTCATGTACAACGACTTTGTTCTTATTGGCCCCAAGGCTGATCCAGCGAAAGTCGCTGGTGGTAAAGATATCCAAGCAGCGCTTAAGAAAATTGCTGACAGTAAGTCGACTTTTGTATCGCGTGGCGATAAAAGTGGCACTCATGCAGCGGAGCTACGTTATTGGAAGGGTGCAGATATTACAGTTTCTCCCAATCTGCCTTGGTATAAAGAAACTGGCTCGGGGATGGGCCCTGCATTAAATACCGCATCCGGTATGAATGCTTATATTTTATCGGACCGCGCAACTTGGCTCAGCTTTAAGAACCGTGGCGATCTAACTATTTTGGTGCAAGGCGATCCCAAGCTCTTTAATCAGTATGGTGTGATGCTGGTGAGCTCGGCTAAACATCCCAAAGTGAAGAAAGCCGAAGGCCAAGCATTTATCGATTGGATTACCTCAAAAGAGGGACAAGATATGATTGCCAGCTACAAGGTGGGCGGCGAGCAGTTATTTTTCCCAAACGCCAAGAATTAA
- a CDS encoding pyridoxal-phosphate-dependent aminotransferase family protein, whose amino-acid sequence MLKLDQHPSGRHFLHIPGPSPVPSRILRAISYQTIDHRGPEFGELGLQLLAGMQTIFKTKHPVIIYPSSGTGAWEGALVNTLSPGDLVLMYETGHFATLWNKLAQRLGIKTEFIGLPGAEGWRHGVDAAKIEERLKADTGHQIKAVCVVHNETSTGVTSNIAAVRKAIDAAKHPALLMVDTISGLASADFRHDEWGVDVTVSGSQKGLMLPPGIGFNAISPKALEASKRATLPKAYWAWDEILESNKTGYWPSTPATNLLYGLHEAIEMILNEGMDNVFARHQRLAKACRAAVEAWGLEVQCKDPAVYSPVLTGVRTPEGVDADALRKLIFERYNLSLGTGLGKVKGQLFRIGHLGDCNELSLLAAISGCEMGMNRFGIKLKGSGILAAQEALQ is encoded by the coding sequence ATGCTGAAACTTGACCAACATCCATCCGGTAGACATTTTTTACATATTCCAGGGCCCAGTCCAGTCCCATCCAGAATCTTGCGTGCAATTAGCTATCAAACCATTGATCATCGCGGCCCCGAGTTCGGTGAGTTAGGTCTTCAATTACTGGCTGGTATGCAAACCATCTTCAAGACCAAGCATCCAGTGATCATTTATCCAAGTTCAGGAACTGGTGCATGGGAAGGTGCTCTCGTAAATACTCTTTCACCTGGTGATCTCGTCCTGATGTACGAGACTGGTCATTTTGCAACCCTTTGGAATAAGTTGGCCCAACGTTTAGGTATTAAAACAGAGTTCATTGGCTTGCCCGGTGCCGAAGGTTGGCGTCACGGGGTTGATGCGGCCAAAATTGAAGAGCGTCTTAAGGCAGATACTGGTCATCAAATTAAGGCAGTCTGTGTGGTTCATAACGAGACCTCAACGGGCGTTACTTCCAATATCGCCGCGGTGCGCAAAGCCATTGATGCGGCAAAGCATCCTGCGCTTTTAATGGTCGATACGATCTCAGGTCTAGCCTCAGCCGATTTTCGTCATGACGAGTGGGGTGTTGATGTAACCGTGAGCGGTTCGCAAAAGGGCTTGATGCTCCCACCGGGTATCGGATTTAATGCGATTTCACCGAAAGCGTTAGAAGCCAGTAAGCGTGCCACCCTACCTAAAGCCTACTGGGCTTGGGATGAAATTCTGGAGTCCAATAAGACGGGTTATTGGCCTTCAACGCCTGCAACCAATTTGCTCTATGGCTTGCATGAGGCGATTGAGATGATTTTGAATGAAGGTATGGACAATGTATTTGCTCGCCATCAGCGCCTTGCCAAGGCTTGCCGTGCGGCAGTTGAGGCCTGGGGATTGGAAGTTCAGTGTAAAGACCCTGCGGTTTACTCGCCAGTATTGACCGGCGTGCGCACCCCAGAAGGAGTGGATGCCGATGCCTTGCGTAAATTAATCTTTGAACGCTATAACTTGTCCCTTGGTACTGGCTTGGGTAAGGTAAAAGGTCAATTGTTCCGTATTGGACATTTGGGCGATTGCAACGAGTTGTCCTTGCTTGCCGCCATCAGCGGATGCGAAATGGGTATGAACCGTTTTGGCATCAAACTCAAAGGCAGTGGTATTCTTGCGGCTCAAGAGGCTCTTCAGTAA
- the yjgA gene encoding ribosome biogenesis factor YjgA produces MPEFDPLSADDDLPPSKSELKRQMADRQKLAEALSALPSDALKSIPIDEDLRDAIAKTSRIRSFEGIRRHKQYLGKRMRALSDEDIAAIKKQLEVIEGPGRVETAKLHRLERLRERLLQNDEALQELIAQYPTLDIQNIRTLIRNAKKEREANKPPKAYREIFQYLRELEA; encoded by the coding sequence ATGCCCGAATTTGATCCTTTAAGCGCCGACGATGATTTGCCCCCGAGTAAATCAGAGCTCAAACGCCAAATGGCCGATCGCCAAAAATTGGCTGAGGCTTTAAGCGCACTTCCAAGTGATGCCTTAAAGTCGATTCCGATTGATGAAGATTTGCGCGATGCAATTGCAAAGACGTCCCGCATTCGATCTTTTGAAGGAATCCGGCGCCATAAGCAATACCTTGGTAAGCGGATGCGGGCCTTATCGGATGAGGATATTGCAGCCATCAAGAAGCAGCTTGAGGTGATTGAGGGACCTGGTCGAGTCGAAACTGCAAAGTTGCATCGCTTAGAGCGACTGCGTGAGCGCCTATTGCAAAATGATGAGGCGCTACAAGAGCTCATTGCTCAGTATCCGACTCTGGATATTCAGAATATTCGTACTCTAATCCGAAATGCGAAGAAGGAGCGGGAGGCCAATAAGCCCCCAAAGGCCTATCGCGAGATTTTTCAATACCTAAGAGAGCTTGAGGCCTAA
- a CDS encoding DnaJ C-terminal domain-containing protein: MEYQDYYKILGLERDATPDQIKQAYRKLARKYHPDVSKEPDAEKRFKEIGEAYAVLKDPEKKAAYDQMGSNWSGGQGFNPPPNWDPGYEFRGNGWGDSANPDHSEFFESIFGRRAQQANQQSAQFNIPGEDHHAKIEIDLVDSYLGTQRSIGLKMPALDDQGHLRMQERTLEVKIPKGIRSGQHLRLAGQGSPGFGNGKAGDLYLEIVIKPNALFKVDGKDVTVALNLAPWEAALGATVDLPTPTGKVELNIPANTMAGKKLRLKGKGIPSQEPGDLYASVRLVTPPASTDSDKEAYQAMAKSFAAFNPRANG, translated from the coding sequence ATGGAATACCAAGACTATTACAAAATACTCGGCCTTGAGCGGGATGCAACGCCTGATCAAATTAAACAGGCCTATCGCAAACTGGCGCGCAAATACCATCCCGACGTAAGCAAAGAGCCCGATGCTGAAAAGCGCTTTAAGGAAATTGGTGAGGCTTATGCCGTCTTAAAGGACCCTGAGAAAAAAGCAGCCTATGATCAGATGGGCAGCAACTGGTCGGGTGGTCAAGGCTTTAATCCCCCACCCAATTGGGACCCTGGTTACGAGTTTCGGGGCAATGGTTGGGGCGATAGTGCTAATCCTGACCACAGCGAGTTCTTCGAATCCATTTTTGGGCGTCGTGCTCAACAGGCCAATCAGCAAAGTGCACAGTTCAATATTCCGGGTGAAGATCACCACGCTAAGATCGAGATTGATTTAGTTGATTCGTATCTAGGTACACAACGAAGCATCGGACTCAAAATGCCTGCACTGGATGATCAAGGCCATCTGCGTATGCAAGAGCGCACCTTAGAGGTCAAAATACCCAAGGGTATTCGAAGCGGTCAACATTTACGCCTCGCTGGTCAGGGAAGCCCAGGCTTTGGAAATGGCAAAGCGGGTGACCTCTATTTAGAGATTGTGATTAAGCCAAATGCCCTCTTTAAGGTCGATGGTAAAGATGTAACGGTTGCGTTAAACCTTGCCCCTTGGGAGGCGGCATTAGGAGCAACCGTAGACCTCCCCACTCCCACTGGCAAAGTTGAATTGAACATCCCGGCTAATACTATGGCAGGCAAGAAACTCCGCCTCAAAGGCAAGGGCATTCCGAGTCAAGAGCCAGGCGATCTTTATGCAAGTGTTCGACTGGTTACCCCACCAGCGAGCACTGATTCAGATAAAGAAGCTTACCAAGCAATGGCAAAGTCATTTGCTGCATTTAATCCACGTGCAAACGGTTAG
- a CDS encoding DUF748 domain-containing protein, with protein MKILKMLALLIVLAIAIAIGVAYYTATKLDGYVKRSIENYATQSLGTKVTVGEVNLSLRQTQATIRNLEVANPPGFEGAHAFKAGTIEIVLNPKESKLDFVVIDRVLLNQPSVRYVKTKDSDNLSVLQNNARQYSAANQKEDAQNKADKAPSDSMQPRILIKQFNIQGADLVYQDMRILGTSVNLKLDDIQIANIDTGKDGAGTKEAVGKIIDAIIPVIKSAALKSVNTYLNIATDTLRDVTGSAQQLGKDAVTTIKKLFQK; from the coding sequence ATGAAAATCCTGAAGATGCTTGCACTCTTGATCGTATTGGCGATAGCGATTGCAATTGGTGTTGCTTACTACACCGCAACTAAATTAGATGGGTATGTGAAGCGCTCGATTGAGAACTATGCGACGCAATCTCTGGGTACCAAGGTAACGGTAGGCGAGGTTAATCTTAGTTTGCGTCAAACTCAGGCGACGATTCGTAATCTTGAGGTTGCCAACCCTCCTGGCTTTGAGGGGGCTCATGCTTTTAAAGCGGGAACCATTGAGATTGTGCTCAATCCCAAGGAATCTAAATTGGATTTTGTAGTGATTGACCGTGTACTCTTAAACCAGCCGAGTGTGCGCTATGTCAAAACGAAAGATTCTGACAATCTGTCGGTTCTACAAAATAATGCTAGGCAATATAGCGCAGCTAATCAAAAGGAAGATGCTCAAAACAAAGCAGATAAAGCCCCAAGCGATTCTATGCAGCCACGCATTCTAATTAAGCAATTTAATATTCAAGGGGCAGATCTGGTGTATCAGGATATGAGAATCCTAGGCACAAGCGTTAACCTCAAATTAGATGATATTCAGATCGCTAATATCGATACCGGTAAAGATGGCGCAGGAACTAAAGAAGCCGTCGGAAAAATCATCGACGCCATTATTCCGGTGATCAAGAGCGCAGCCCTTAAAAGTGTCAATACCTATTTAAACATCGCTACCGATACTTTGCGCGATGTTACCGGTAGTGCTCAGCAACTTGGCAAAGATGCCGTCACCACCATCAAGAAGCTTTTTCAAAAATAG
- a CDS encoding substrate-binding domain-containing protein has protein sequence MKLVIQPTLLLKTPNYHQHTLDLTHIGNLLRSVDQGRTLAAAAKDLNVSYRTVWNELQEAERELGCQLLERIKGHGSKITPAGQLLIHSLERLDLQLSSEAQRLASDISEKLSNHLNKTFDRYIFCSSNDPLIEQIHSKFDEIEYKTMGSGHALDRLMENKATIAGFHVSDAREFKAIEDHLRRAGLITIPLMQRVQGLLLAKGNPLKINSIRDLARPEVRMINRQKGAGTRLLLDRLLEREGLKTKQIKGYGHEEFTHSAVATSILAEQADVGIGLQYIAKEYKLHFIPLETETFYLAIKPEFRRNKTLITFVKAVQNRSNKTPGYKAVK, from the coding sequence ATGAAGCTTGTAATCCAACCCACCCTGCTCCTGAAAACCCCAAACTACCATCAGCACACCCTCGATCTAACGCATATTGGTAATTTATTACGCAGCGTAGATCAGGGGCGTACTCTAGCTGCGGCAGCAAAGGATCTGAATGTGTCCTATCGCACGGTCTGGAATGAGTTGCAAGAGGCTGAGCGGGAATTAGGTTGCCAGCTCTTAGAACGAATTAAGGGACATGGCTCCAAAATTACTCCTGCCGGGCAATTGCTGATTCACTCTCTAGAACGCTTAGATTTGCAGCTATCTAGCGAGGCTCAACGTTTAGCAAGCGACATTAGTGAAAAACTCTCCAATCATCTTAATAAGACATTTGATCGATATATCTTTTGCAGCAGCAACGATCCTCTAATTGAGCAGATTCATTCAAAATTTGATGAGATTGAATATAAGACCATGGGGTCCGGACATGCATTGGATCGCCTCATGGAGAATAAAGCGACGATTGCCGGTTTTCATGTATCCGATGCAAGAGAGTTCAAAGCCATCGAGGATCACCTGCGACGCGCCGGTCTTATCACCATTCCTTTAATGCAACGCGTCCAAGGACTTTTATTGGCAAAAGGCAACCCCCTCAAGATTAATTCGATTCGAGATCTTGCTCGACCCGAGGTGCGAATGATTAACCGACAGAAAGGTGCGGGTACACGCCTTCTTCTGGATCGGCTTTTGGAGCGCGAAGGCCTTAAAACGAAGCAAATCAAAGGTTATGGACACGAAGAGTTTACCCATAGTGCCGTTGCGACCAGTATTTTGGCAGAACAAGCCGATGTCGGCATTGGCCTGCAGTACATCGCCAAAGAATATAAGTTGCACTTTATTCCTCTAGAGACTGAAACGTTTTATCTAGCCATAAAACCGGAGTTCAGGCGCAATAAGACCTTAATCACCTTTGTTAAGGCTGTCCAGAATCGCTCCAATAAAACACCGGGGTATAAAGCGGTTAAATAA
- a CDS encoding chaperone modulator CbpM, which produces MSTNRSVLLEGMVVEEQLHLTVTEICQACSISHTHIEEWVAEGVLQPQGSSQSEWRFTGHSLRRAKIASRLVRDLEVNTPGVALALDLLEEIEALRKQLNQS; this is translated from the coding sequence ATGAGTACAAATCGTTCAGTATTACTAGAGGGTATGGTGGTTGAAGAGCAGCTGCATTTGACTGTGACTGAAATCTGCCAAGCTTGCTCGATCAGCCATACGCATATTGAAGAATGGGTTGCCGAGGGAGTTCTTCAACCGCAAGGCTCAAGCCAGAGTGAATGGCGTTTTACGGGCCACTCTTTGCGCCGTGCCAAGATCGCTAGCCGTCTAGTCCGAGACCTGGAGGTAAATACTCCAGGGGTTGCTTTAGCGCTTGACCTTCTAGAAGAGATCGAAGCGCTACGCAAACAACTCAATCAATCGTAG
- a CDS encoding alpha-hydroxy acid oxidase, translating to MPIITNIEDLRVLHQKRTPKMFYDYADSGSWTESTYRANESDFQKIKLRQRVAVNMQNRTTKTTMVGQEVAMPVALAPTGLTGMQYPDGEILAAQAAEKFGVPFCLSTMSICSIEDVAERTTKPFWFQLYVMKDRGFIERLIERAKAAKCSALVLTLDLQILGQRHKDIKNGLSAPPKLTIPNIINMMTKPRWCMGMLQTPRRTFRNIVGHATGVGNMSSLSSWTAEQFDPGLNWGDVEWIKKHWDGKLIIKGILDPEDARAAVGSGADAIVVSNHGGRQLDGAMSSIQALPPIVDAVGKDIEVWMDGGIRSGQDVLKAWALGARGTMIGRSFLYGLGAMGGPGVTKCLEIIHKELDLTMAFTGHRDLHNVTNDILVPGTY from the coding sequence ATGCCAATTATTACCAATATTGAAGATTTGCGCGTCCTCCACCAAAAGCGCACCCCCAAGATGTTCTATGACTATGCAGATTCCGGGTCCTGGACCGAATCTACTTACCGAGCCAACGAATCGGATTTTCAGAAGATTAAATTACGCCAACGGGTGGCTGTCAATATGCAAAATCGCACCACCAAGACAACTATGGTCGGCCAAGAGGTTGCAATGCCGGTCGCGCTGGCACCCACCGGATTAACTGGAATGCAGTATCCCGACGGTGAAATTTTAGCTGCGCAGGCTGCTGAGAAATTTGGCGTCCCCTTCTGCTTATCGACCATGAGTATTTGCTCCATTGAAGATGTGGCTGAGCGAACCACTAAACCATTTTGGTTCCAGCTCTACGTCATGAAAGATCGCGGTTTTATTGAACGTCTGATTGAGCGGGCCAAGGCGGCAAAATGTTCAGCCCTCGTGCTCACCCTGGACCTACAAATCTTAGGACAGCGTCATAAAGATATTAAAAATGGCTTAAGCGCCCCGCCCAAACTTACCATTCCTAACATCATCAATATGATGACTAAACCACGTTGGTGTATGGGCATGCTACAAACACCGCGTCGCACCTTTCGAAACATTGTTGGTCATGCCACGGGCGTTGGGAATATGTCTTCCCTGTCATCATGGACTGCGGAACAATTTGATCCCGGCCTTAATTGGGGAGACGTCGAGTGGATTAAGAAACACTGGGACGGCAAACTAATTATTAAGGGCATCTTGGATCCCGAGGACGCCCGTGCAGCCGTCGGATCAGGTGCCGATGCCATCGTGGTATCAAATCATGGCGGTCGACAGCTCGATGGAGCGATGTCGAGTATCCAGGCGCTTCCTCCAATTGTGGATGCGGTTGGTAAGGACATCGAGGTCTGGATGGATGGCGGAATTCGTTCCGGCCAGGATGTTCTTAAAGCGTGGGCTTTGGGTGCACGCGGTACGATGATTGGCCGCTCATTCCTATATGGTCTTGGCGCCATGGGCGGCCCGGGTGTAACCAAATGTTTAGAGATTATTCATAAGGAGCTGGATCTCACGATGGCGTTTACTGGCCACCGTGATCTGCATAATGTCACCAACGATATTTTGGTGCCAGGTACTTACTAG
- a CDS encoding haloacid dehalogenase type II has translation MKPTVLAFDVFGTVVDWHGSIAAEVAQLIPEADPIAFASAWRSGYKPAMARVRSGELGWTRIDDLHRMILDQVLADQKIDHLTEAQKKHLNLAWHRLKPWPDTVRGLTLLKQDFTIVTLSNGNLGLLANMAKNGGLPWDLILSAEVFRHYKPDPETYLGVCQTFDLEPQDVMLVAAHKDDLEAAHACGLQTAFIERPAEFGPRVIRTDLGRESWTTYHAKDFIDLSTQLKAAS, from the coding sequence ATGAAACCAACCGTATTAGCCTTTGATGTATTTGGAACCGTGGTCGATTGGCATGGCTCGATTGCGGCTGAGGTTGCCCAACTGATTCCCGAGGCGGACCCCATCGCGTTTGCAAGCGCCTGGCGATCGGGATACAAGCCCGCTATGGCTAGAGTGCGCAGTGGAGAGCTCGGCTGGACTCGGATTGATGATCTGCACCGGATGATCTTGGATCAAGTCCTTGCGGATCAGAAAATCGATCATTTGACCGAAGCGCAAAAGAAACATCTCAATCTCGCATGGCACCGGTTAAAACCTTGGCCAGATACAGTGCGAGGCTTAACACTTTTAAAACAAGACTTTACGATCGTTACCCTGTCAAACGGTAATTTAGGTTTGCTTGCCAATATGGCAAAAAACGGCGGTTTACCCTGGGATCTGATTCTCTCTGCCGAGGTATTTCGGCACTACAAGCCCGATCCGGAGACCTATCTGGGCGTTTGTCAAACCTTTGATCTAGAACCTCAGGACGTGATGCTAGTTGCTGCCCATAAAGACGATTTGGAGGCAGCGCATGCTTGTGGCTTGCAAACGGCCTTCATTGAGCGGCCTGCTGAATTTGGACCGAGGGTGATACGGACGGATCTTGGGCGTGAGTCCTGGACTACCTACCATGCTAAAGACTTTATTGACCTGTCAACCCAACTAAAAGCCGCCTCGTAA